The following are encoded in a window of Limibacter armeniacum genomic DNA:
- a CDS encoding GAF domain-containing SpoIIE family protein phosphatase → MTFFLSNRNIQVLALIGACCGWILLLLLSIREQYAIFTTPSPEALPLYVKGLALNLFIGGIYAFGSVEVRRQELDFQKMLWKLFVTAFVCALVSILVSIILEYFHDDRFALHPYWYSTFFHFEFGALIVVLVMAFVTWKRMILYEKGIFVQRAWTLFEVFLGLALMSHFFRIGIIDIYFNVPYALLVIWMLVLSVNVKWIPLLNFNQKIAGILQVVFILLCLAYFANSLQFYFEKDFFLADDLLKNVFATGLYTFIVIYGVITVLFMLFNLPTSSVYDKRIEEIAVFRQLSSTVTERKSEKEIYKVLFDAAVSTVKADAAWLEMHDGSILMIEGILPKEAELLRRETEQAGFDGMQPKNISYNPYFGKGRRKQYHSVMVIPVLSEDRFFGTIYLLCHIHNAFDKMMLQSITSYANQASIALYNLELMSQIVEGEVWKKNIEIAKTVQERLIPKRWESGDEMEMIVISESAIEVGGDYYDYHKSEEGLFSMIIADVAGKGIKAAFNMAQMKGIFQTLVRMHLSPSELIFRANNALSGCLERSAFITATYYNIDTRQKLISFARAGHCPTLYYQKKEDKAFYFEDKGLGLGILRDESYKQFIMPQEWRYEEGDVMILYTDGIVEAQREDSREQFGYDRLRDFLQQNNSLPVKEICDKLFEEIFDFLGERRLQDDFTLIVIRF, encoded by the coding sequence ATGACTTTTTTTCTGAGTAACAGAAATATTCAGGTATTAGCTCTGATTGGAGCCTGTTGTGGATGGATTTTACTCTTATTACTGAGTATTAGGGAGCAGTATGCCATATTTACTACCCCTAGCCCGGAAGCCTTACCCCTCTATGTAAAAGGACTAGCTCTGAACCTTTTTATTGGAGGCATATATGCATTTGGGTCTGTTGAGGTTCGAAGGCAGGAACTGGACTTTCAGAAAATGCTCTGGAAGCTTTTTGTGACAGCTTTTGTTTGTGCATTAGTCTCCATCTTGGTTAGTATTATCCTTGAGTATTTCCATGATGACCGTTTTGCACTCCACCCCTATTGGTACTCGACATTTTTCCATTTTGAGTTTGGAGCTCTAATCGTGGTACTTGTCATGGCATTTGTGACTTGGAAGCGTATGATTCTTTATGAAAAAGGGATTTTTGTGCAGCGAGCATGGACCTTATTTGAAGTGTTTCTAGGTCTGGCATTGATGAGTCACTTTTTTAGGATAGGTATTATTGATATATACTTCAATGTCCCTTATGCGCTTTTGGTTATTTGGATGTTGGTGTTAAGTGTCAATGTTAAATGGATTCCATTATTAAACTTCAACCAAAAGATTGCAGGGATTCTTCAAGTTGTATTTATCCTTCTGTGTTTGGCATACTTTGCCAACAGCTTACAATTCTATTTTGAGAAAGACTTCTTTTTAGCTGACGACCTTCTGAAAAACGTTTTTGCGACTGGACTATACACATTCATAGTGATATATGGCGTGATTACGGTTCTTTTCATGCTTTTCAACCTCCCGACATCATCTGTATATGATAAGCGAATAGAGGAAATTGCGGTATTCAGGCAGTTGAGTAGTACCGTAACAGAAAGAAAAAGTGAAAAGGAAATATATAAAGTGCTTTTTGATGCAGCTGTAAGTACAGTAAAAGCAGATGCGGCTTGGCTTGAAATGCATGATGGAAGCATTCTGATGATTGAAGGTATTTTACCAAAAGAGGCAGAGCTGTTAAGAAGAGAAACAGAACAGGCAGGTTTTGATGGGATGCAGCCTAAGAATATCTCATACAATCCATATTTCGGAAAAGGAAGAAGAAAGCAATACCATTCGGTTATGGTGATTCCGGTGCTTTCTGAGGACCGTTTCTTCGGAACTATTTATTTGCTTTGCCATATACATAATGCATTTGATAAGATGATGCTTCAAAGCATTACATCTTATGCTAACCAAGCAAGTATAGCCCTGTACAATTTGGAATTGATGTCGCAGATTGTTGAAGGTGAAGTATGGAAAAAGAATATTGAGATAGCCAAAACTGTACAAGAGAGGTTGATACCTAAAAGATGGGAAAGTGGTGATGAAATGGAAATGATCGTAATATCTGAGTCAGCCATTGAGGTAGGAGGAGATTATTACGATTACCATAAGTCTGAAGAAGGACTCTTTTCCATGATCATTGCAGATGTGGCAGGAAAAGGGATTAAGGCGGCTTTTAATATGGCCCAAATGAAAGGAATATTCCAGACGTTGGTGAGAATGCACTTGTCTCCAAGCGAGTTGATTTTTAGGGCAAATAATGCTTTGTCAGGGTGCTTGGAACGGTCCGCATTTATTACAGCTACTTATTATAATATAGATACACGACAAAAACTGATAAGCTTTGCAAGGGCTGGGCATTGTCCAACACTGTATTACCAGAAAAAAGAAGATAAGGCATTCTATTTTGAGGATAAAGGGCTAGGCCTAGGAATCCTTAGGGATGAAAGCTATAAGCAGTTTATCATGCCACAAGAATGGAGATATGAAGAAGGTGATGTTATGATTCTTTATACAGATGGTATTGTAGAGGCTCAAAGGGAGGACAGTAGGGAGCAGTTTGGATATGATAGACTAAGAGATTTTTTACAGCAAAACAACAGCTTGCCGGTAAAAGAGATATGTGATAAACTATTTGAAGAGATCTTTGATTTTTTAGGAGAAAGAAGACTACAGGATGATTTTACACTAATTGTAATACGATTCTAA
- a CDS encoding dihydroorotase: protein MNEVLLKGIKVVSPNTPFHNKQVNILIKNGVIEQITEHEAAEAAHTINAEGLSVSAGWFDLRASLTEPGFEFKDDVNSLSRSAAFGGFTDLAVLPNTYPALETKESVEFVKARSFFQPVNMHVIAAMTKSCKGEEMTEMTDLYHAGAVAFSDGTHSSWNLGVLKRALMYVQAFDGLIIDLPEEPTMTEGGHMHEGITSTLMGTRGIPSIAEEIAIERSVSILRYTGGQMHFSNISTAKAVDIIRKAKEEGLSVTCDVNAHHLYFKDTDLSDFDTNLKVKPPFRGESDVQALWNGIQDGTIDAITSSHLPQDQESKDLEFDLSDFGMLGLETAFAALVSKKPDSVSIDVIIEKLTEGPRKVLKLQQPVIEEGAKACLTIFDEHADWTFTEKDIKSKSKNTPFIGVSLKGKALGIFNKDQAVLQDELKNR, encoded by the coding sequence ATGAATGAAGTACTGCTCAAGGGGATTAAAGTTGTTAGTCCTAACACACCGTTTCATAACAAACAGGTGAATATTTTGATCAAGAATGGGGTCATTGAGCAAATTACTGAGCATGAGGCAGCGGAAGCTGCACATACTATAAATGCTGAAGGACTATCCGTATCTGCTGGTTGGTTTGACTTGAGAGCATCTTTGACGGAACCGGGCTTTGAGTTCAAGGATGACGTCAATTCGCTAAGTAGGTCGGCTGCTTTTGGTGGATTTACAGACCTTGCTGTTTTGCCAAATACTTACCCTGCATTAGAAACCAAAGAGTCTGTTGAGTTTGTAAAAGCAAGAAGCTTTTTCCAACCCGTTAATATGCATGTAATTGCAGCGATGACTAAAAGCTGTAAAGGGGAGGAAATGACAGAAATGACAGACTTGTATCATGCAGGTGCTGTAGCTTTTTCTGATGGTACACACTCATCTTGGAATTTAGGTGTATTGAAACGTGCACTGATGTATGTGCAGGCTTTTGATGGACTTATCATTGATTTGCCAGAAGAGCCTACTATGACAGAAGGTGGGCACATGCATGAAGGAATAACAAGTACCCTAATGGGAACAAGAGGAATTCCTTCAATTGCAGAAGAAATTGCCATTGAAAGGTCAGTTTCAATTCTTCGTTACACAGGTGGCCAAATGCACTTCTCAAATATATCAACAGCAAAAGCTGTGGATATTATCCGAAAAGCTAAAGAAGAAGGTTTGTCTGTTACATGTGATGTAAATGCACACCATTTATATTTTAAAGACACTGATCTGTCTGATTTCGATACAAACCTTAAGGTGAAGCCTCCGTTTAGAGGTGAGTCAGATGTACAAGCTCTTTGGAATGGCATTCAAGATGGGACAATCGATGCAATTACCTCAAGTCACTTGCCACAAGACCAAGAAAGCAAAGACCTGGAGTTTGACTTGTCAGACTTTGGTATGTTAGGGCTTGAAACTGCATTTGCAGCGTTGGTATCCAAAAAGCCAGACAGTGTATCAATTGATGTAATTATTGAAAAACTGACTGAGGGTCCAAGAAAGGTCTTGAAGCTTCAACAACCTGTTATTGAAGAAGGAGCAAAAGCTTGCCTGACAATCTTTGATGAGCATGCGGATTGGACTTTCACAGAAAAAGACATCAAGTCCAAATCAAAAAACACTCCTTTTATTGGTGTAAGCCTAAAAGGAAAAGCATTGGGTATTTTCAATAAGGATCAGGCAGTATTGCAGGATGAACTTAAAAACCGATAA
- a CDS encoding ATP-binding protein: protein MVYKKTVNCNTSNLGMLRHFVSGVLYERQVPANLVNMIVLAVDEVCANRMIHSNQENHEEAIEVSIRPGRNENEVLIEIKDQGDCFDIASYCVPNMTEVVKQRKTGGMGLILVKKIIDHIQVYKDGNTNICQLYKKL, encoded by the coding sequence ATGGTGTACAAAAAGACAGTAAACTGTAATACATCTAATTTGGGTATGTTACGGCACTTTGTCTCTGGAGTACTATATGAAAGACAAGTGCCGGCGAACCTTGTCAATATGATTGTCTTGGCGGTGGATGAGGTTTGTGCTAATCGTATGATTCATTCAAATCAGGAGAATCATGAGGAAGCTATTGAGGTTTCCATCAGGCCAGGACGAAATGAGAATGAAGTATTGATCGAGATTAAAGATCAAGGTGATTGTTTTGATATTGCTTCCTACTGTGTTCCGAATATGACAGAAGTTGTAAAGCAACGTAAGACAGGCGGCATGGGCTTAATTCTCGTTAAAAAGATAATTGACCATATTCAGGTTTATAAAGACGGAAATACAAATATCTGTCAACTTTATAAAAAACTTTGA
- a CDS encoding NADH-quinone oxidoreductase subunit C has protein sequence MDFEALHNLILSEFGEQTIVTADKEALQPSITIEAERLVAVTVFLRDNEQTYFDMLSCVSGIDNGPEEGTMEVVYHLYSIPYGAKLTLKVVIKRNQDADVLPQVPSLSSVWKSADWMERETFDLLGINFENHPDLRRILLPADWEGYPLRKDYQAQEYYHGIKVAYE, from the coding sequence ATGGATTTTGAAGCTTTACATAATTTAATACTCTCAGAGTTTGGAGAGCAAACCATAGTAACAGCTGATAAGGAAGCGCTACAACCTTCAATTACTATCGAAGCCGAGCGACTGGTAGCAGTTACTGTCTTTTTGCGTGATAATGAGCAAACCTATTTTGATATGCTTTCTTGCGTTTCAGGCATTGATAATGGTCCTGAAGAAGGAACAATGGAAGTTGTGTATCACTTATACTCTATTCCATATGGTGCTAAGCTGACATTGAAGGTGGTGATTAAGCGTAATCAAGATGCTGACGTATTACCACAAGTACCATCACTTTCGAGTGTTTGGAAAAGTGCAGACTGGATGGAAAGAGAGACTTTTGACCTATTAGGAATTAACTTTGAAAACCATCCTGATTTACGAAGGATTCTTTTACCTGCAGATTGGGAAGGATATCCTTTGAGAAAAGATTATCAGGCTCAAGAGTATTATCACGGAATCAAAGTAGCATATGAATAG
- a CDS encoding ArsR/SmtB family transcription factor — MSLESEKIEKAAFILKTIAHPMRLRIIELLDQNDKLSVGEICDALGCEQSLTSHHLSNMKLKGILASQREGKNIYYSLKEKDVTNILVCLENCNCNMG; from the coding sequence ATGTCATTGGAATCAGAAAAAATAGAAAAAGCGGCTTTTATATTGAAGACAATTGCACACCCAATGCGATTAAGAATAATTGAGTTGCTGGATCAGAATGACAAACTATCAGTAGGTGAAATTTGCGATGCACTCGGATGTGAACAATCACTAACCTCCCATCATTTGTCAAACATGAAGCTAAAAGGGATTTTGGCCTCTCAAAGAGAAGGGAAGAATATTTACTACTCGCTTAAGGAAAAGGACGTAACCAATATTCTTGTATGTTTAGAGAACTGTAACTGTAATATGGGTTAA
- a CDS encoding POTRA domain-containing protein — protein sequence MSTTDSTLISLQRYLADSTGAVYIKDINLSGNQVTKDKIIYRELEMQPGVLLPKQDIDEFFKSERNKLINTDLFEEVNLSIEEEGKDSLNVHIAVKERWYTWPIPILELADRNFNEWWNNRGGDFSRLQYGIMFKRRNFRGRKESLDLLMRFGFSNVFRINYNIPFLDKQQKTSLSFGASYSETHTVAYATKFNKFVEVSNEENVLQKQWAGYVSVGKRIGFYDYHRVSLGYSSGAIADTVAELNPNYFLGGRKSQKFFKLSYSYAKDMRDIRVYPLNGYFVRGSFEKNGLGVFDDLNSIVIEGDYFKYTPISKRFFHELGATFKTSFPALQPYQEMRALGYTTKILRGYDNYVVEGQHLGIFKNTLRFKALSKKLNLKKIIPLKYFSSIPIEVYLKSYADAGYISSQVVTETNERLTNNLLLGWGTGVDVVTFYNTTFRLEYSLNKHDLSGAFYLYFKSTF from the coding sequence ATGAGCACTACAGACTCAACTTTGATTTCCTTACAACGATATTTAGCTGACTCAACTGGAGCTGTCTATATCAAAGACATCAACCTAAGTGGAAATCAAGTTACAAAGGATAAGATTATCTACAGGGAATTGGAAATGCAGCCTGGTGTATTATTACCTAAACAAGACATTGATGAGTTTTTCAAAAGTGAACGTAACAAGCTAATCAATACAGATTTATTTGAGGAAGTGAACCTCAGTATTGAAGAGGAAGGGAAAGACTCCTTGAATGTTCATATCGCTGTCAAGGAAAGGTGGTACACATGGCCAATTCCTATACTTGAGCTTGCCGACCGGAATTTCAATGAATGGTGGAATAACCGTGGAGGCGATTTCAGCCGTCTTCAGTATGGCATTATGTTCAAGCGAAGAAACTTCAGAGGAAGAAAAGAGTCATTGGACCTACTTATGAGGTTTGGCTTTTCGAATGTATTCAGAATTAACTATAATATCCCATTTCTTGATAAACAACAGAAAACTAGTTTGAGCTTTGGTGCCAGTTACAGCGAGACTCACACTGTCGCGTACGCAACTAAATTCAATAAATTTGTTGAGGTATCAAATGAGGAAAATGTTCTTCAAAAACAATGGGCAGGATATGTATCGGTAGGTAAGCGCATAGGTTTTTATGACTACCACAGGGTTTCATTAGGGTACTCTTCCGGAGCCATTGCTGATACCGTTGCTGAGCTAAACCCTAACTACTTCCTTGGTGGCCGCAAAAGCCAAAAGTTTTTCAAACTTAGTTATAGCTATGCCAAAGACATGCGAGATATACGTGTGTATCCTCTAAATGGCTATTTCGTACGTGGAAGCTTTGAAAAAAATGGACTAGGTGTATTTGATGATCTCAACTCAATAGTCATTGAGGGTGATTACTTTAAATACACTCCTATCTCCAAACGCTTCTTCCATGAACTTGGAGCAACATTCAAAACATCATTCCCTGCACTTCAACCTTATCAGGAAATGAGAGCCTTAGGCTATACAACCAAAATTTTACGTGGATACGATAATTACGTTGTTGAGGGACAACACCTGGGTATATTCAAAAATACTTTGCGATTTAAAGCGCTCAGTAAAAAATTAAACCTTAAAAAAATAATCCCTCTGAAATACTTTAGTAGTATCCCAATAGAAGTATACCTGAAATCTTATGCAGATGCTGGATATATCTCTTCACAGGTTGTTACAGAAACCAACGAGAGACTCACAAATAATCTTCTATTAGGTTGGGGAACAGGTGTTGACGTAGTCACATTTTATAACACCACTTTTAGACTTGAATATTCCCTAAATAAACATGACTTAAGTGGTGCGTTTTACCTCTATTTTAAATCTACTTTTTAA
- the nuoB gene encoding NADH-quinone oxidoreductase subunit NuoB, whose protein sequence is MGGLLDQKFEHGGVVVTKVEDLINWARLSSLWPMGFGLACCAIEMMATFASGYDLDRIGVFPRPSPRQSDVMIVSGTVTFKMADRVRRLYEQMSEPRYVISMGSCSNCGGPYWEHGYHVVKGVDRIIPVDVYVPGCPPRPEALIEGIMKLQDKIRKETLRGPKAIEKLLEEEALKEKEA, encoded by the coding sequence ATGGGAGGTTTGCTGGATCAGAAGTTTGAACATGGCGGAGTTGTTGTAACTAAAGTTGAAGACCTTATAAATTGGGCAAGGCTTTCTTCCTTATGGCCAATGGGATTCGGTTTGGCGTGTTGTGCCATAGAAATGATGGCAACTTTTGCTTCAGGCTATGACTTGGATCGAATTGGGGTATTCCCACGTCCTTCTCCTCGTCAATCAGATGTCATGATTGTATCAGGGACCGTTACTTTCAAAATGGCAGATCGTGTACGAAGGCTATATGAGCAAATGTCAGAACCAAGATATGTAATATCGATGGGAAGCTGTTCTAATTGTGGTGGACCATATTGGGAACATGGTTATCATGTAGTCAAAGGTGTTGACAGAATTATTCCTGTTGACGTTTATGTACCAGGTTGTCCACCAAGGCCTGAAGCCTTGATTGAAGGTATCATGAAACTTCAGGACAAGATTAGAAAAGAAACTTTAAGAGGTCCAAAAGCAATCGAAAAACTCTTAGAAGAAGAAGCATTAAAGGAAAAAGAAGCATAA
- a CDS encoding ArsR/SmtB family transcription factor, giving the protein MKLKHFNLMIGTQILKAFSEEARTRIMHLLYRNNEMCISDIELVLDFTQTKTSRHLIYLKNSGLVTSRKIDQWTFYSIKDELKGFVEIIYTYMEKDLLLMNDQETYQTLYSNRELAINKIEARKWRKPPLPL; this is encoded by the coding sequence ATGAAACTAAAGCACTTCAACCTAATGATCGGGACACAGATACTGAAAGCATTCAGTGAAGAAGCCCGAACACGGATTATGCATTTATTGTATAGAAATAATGAGATGTGTATCTCTGATATAGAATTGGTACTTGACTTCACCCAGACCAAAACATCTAGACACCTGATCTACTTAAAAAACTCAGGTCTGGTGACCTCAAGAAAAATTGACCAATGGACTTTTTACTCTATCAAAGATGAACTAAAAGGTTTTGTTGAGATCATTTATACATATATGGAAAAAGATCTATTACTAATGAATGATCAAGAAACGTATCAGACTTTGTATAGTAATAGAGAGCTAGCCATCAATAAAATCGAAGCTCGAAAGTGGAGAAAACCACCATTACCACTATAA
- the gldD gene encoding gliding motility lipoprotein GldD has protein sequence MRIYKRVLQCMLLLLVVASCSKKEEGYVPKPRGFQRIVLPEHVYQAFPDTGEFVNYPYRFELSKFSTIVPDTSFMTEPYWFELYYPNFKASIDISYKPVPNYDSLIGYTNTAGKLTFKHNVKATAIEESRTTTPNGDVAVMFELEGEVPSQFQFFVTDSSQHFFRAALYFPTATANDSLAPVIDYMKQDMIHMINTLKWKK, from the coding sequence ATGAGAATATATAAAAGAGTATTGCAGTGCATGCTATTATTATTGGTAGTGGCTAGTTGTAGTAAGAAAGAAGAAGGGTATGTGCCAAAGCCAAGAGGTTTTCAGAGAATTGTATTGCCAGAACATGTATATCAGGCATTTCCTGATACAGGCGAATTTGTAAACTACCCTTACAGGTTTGAGTTATCAAAATTCAGTACGATTGTACCTGATACGTCGTTTATGACAGAGCCTTATTGGTTTGAGTTATACTACCCGAATTTTAAGGCATCTATTGACATATCCTATAAGCCAGTTCCTAATTATGATTCATTGATTGGTTATACCAATACAGCAGGAAAACTGACTTTTAAACATAATGTGAAGGCTACTGCTATAGAAGAGTCACGAACTACAACACCTAATGGAGATGTTGCAGTTATGTTTGAGTTGGAAGGGGAAGTACCTAGTCAGTTTCAATTCTTTGTGACAGATTCCTCACAGCACTTTTTTAGAGCGGCGCTATATTTTCCTACAGCGACAGCAAATGATTCGTTGGCTCCTGTGATTGACTATATGAAACAGGACATGATACATATGATTAATACGCTCAAGTGGAAAAAGTAA
- the hemC gene encoding hydroxymethylbilane synthase → MDKVVKIGTRGSKLALWQADYVAELLQNEGVKTETVIIETKGDKILDKSLSKIGSKGVFTEELEEQLRNGGIDIAVHSAKDMQATLDEDFKLIAFTEREQVNDVVVSYNKNLKINTTDKVVLGTSSVRRVAMLKHYYPNIEVVDVRGNLQTRMRKMEEGLCDALVLAYAGVHRMGYAEHIVHHFSLDEFTPAAGQGSVAIEASSNIDPALERVIRKAVNNEDAEYRLRAERGFLKKLQGGCSIPAFALASLDGNELSITGGLVKLDGSHIIRHTKSGDKMQAKELGREIAEMVLNDGGDKILAEIKSSK, encoded by the coding sequence TTGGATAAAGTAGTAAAGATTGGCACACGTGGAAGTAAGCTAGCATTATGGCAAGCTGATTATGTAGCAGAACTGTTACAGAATGAGGGTGTTAAAACCGAAACGGTCATCATTGAAACAAAAGGAGATAAGATCCTTGATAAGTCTTTGTCCAAAATAGGAAGCAAGGGAGTATTTACAGAAGAGTTGGAAGAACAACTTCGAAATGGGGGTATAGATATAGCTGTGCATAGTGCTAAAGATATGCAAGCAACTTTGGATGAAGACTTTAAGCTCATAGCTTTTACAGAGCGTGAACAAGTGAATGATGTAGTTGTTAGCTATAATAAGAATCTAAAAATCAATACTACAGATAAGGTTGTCTTGGGAACGTCTTCTGTAAGAAGAGTCGCAATGCTGAAGCATTACTATCCGAATATTGAGGTAGTGGATGTAAGAGGTAACTTGCAGACTCGAATGAGAAAAATGGAAGAAGGACTGTGTGATGCATTGGTACTTGCTTATGCAGGTGTACACAGAATGGGCTATGCAGAGCACATTGTACATCATTTTTCTTTGGATGAATTTACGCCAGCAGCGGGACAAGGCAGTGTAGCGATAGAGGCGAGTAGCAACATTGACCCTGCTTTGGAAAGAGTTATCCGAAAAGCCGTTAACAATGAGGATGCTGAATATAGGCTGAGAGCAGAGAGGGGTTTCTTGAAAAAGCTTCAAGGTGGCTGCAGTATTCCTGCTTTTGCGTTAGCATCTTTGGATGGAAATGAACTTTCTATAACAGGAGGATTGGTGAAGCTTGATGGAAGTCATATCATTCGACACACAAAGTCAGGAGACAAAATGCAAGCAAAAGAGTTGGGCAGGGAAATAGCTGAAATGGTATTGAATGATGGAGGTGATAAAATTTTAGCCGAAATCAAATCATCTAAATAA
- a CDS encoding STAS domain-containing protein has translation MEVNIKEEGNYYIVSVKGELDASSALMLDTTLQESVDNGKHHIIMDCSELDYISSPGIGVFTSRLDEFKQNNITLVFFGMNENVLTVFKILGLDQLLYIVDSLKDAKKLTDGVQKDSKL, from the coding sequence ATGGAAGTAAATATAAAGGAAGAAGGAAACTATTACATAGTGAGTGTAAAGGGAGAGTTGGATGCAAGTTCTGCATTGATGTTGGATACCACTTTACAAGAGAGTGTTGACAACGGTAAGCACCATATCATAATGGATTGCAGTGAGTTGGATTACATTTCTTCACCAGGTATAGGTGTATTTACTTCCAGACTGGATGAGTTTAAACAGAACAATATCACACTAGTCTTTTTTGGAATGAATGAAAATGTACTAACTGTCTTCAAGATCTTGGGCTTAGACCAACTATTATATATAGTGGACTCTTTGAAAGACGCTAAAAAATTAACTGATGGTGTACAAAAAGACAGTAAACTGTAA
- a CDS encoding RNA methyltransferase has product MSKKKLSMEELNRLGVEEFKATDKHTAVVVLDNVRSLNNVGSAFRTSDAFLVEKLLLCGITGCPPHRDINKTALGAQETVTWEYHDNTLDALKQLKAEGYKIIVVEQTTGSVMLNEFNPSKEEKVVFVFGNEAFGVDDEVVSFADMSLEIPQYGTKHSLNISVSIGIVLWQYIQSVNG; this is encoded by the coding sequence ATGAGCAAGAAGAAACTTTCAATGGAAGAACTCAACAGACTAGGGGTAGAAGAGTTCAAAGCTACGGATAAACATACTGCAGTAGTAGTACTAGATAATGTGAGAAGTCTTAATAATGTTGGGTCTGCTTTCAGAACATCTGATGCCTTTCTTGTAGAAAAACTTCTGCTATGTGGTATTACAGGATGCCCACCTCATAGAGATATCAACAAAACTGCCTTAGGAGCGCAAGAAACGGTTACTTGGGAGTATCATGACAATACACTAGATGCACTTAAGCAATTAAAAGCAGAGGGCTATAAGATCATTGTGGTGGAACAGACTACAGGCAGTGTAATGCTCAATGAATTTAACCCTTCCAAAGAAGAGAAGGTTGTATTTGTATTTGGCAATGAAGCATTCGGTGTAGATGATGAGGTTGTTTCATTTGCTGATATGAGTCTTGAAATTCCTCAGTATGGCACCAAACACTCACTAAATATTTCTGTAAGTATTGGTATTGTTTTATGGCAGTATATCCAATCGGTAAACGGCTAA